One Setaria viridis chromosome 3, Setaria_viridis_v4.0, whole genome shotgun sequence DNA window includes the following coding sequences:
- the LOC140222269 gene encoding uncharacterized protein, whose protein sequence is MEQFLAAQTQLLAGLTNTVAALQAQLNNNNNNSNNQQQPPPRDRHREFMSHKPPTFSHSPDPLDADDWLKTVEKMLNITQCTDREKVLYASGRLEGPAADWWDAYTATHANANGITWEEFKTSFRSHHILSGLMKLKKKEFLALKQGNMTVAEYRHKFVQLSRYAPEDVADDEQKQELFLDGLIGPLQYQLMSHTFPSFQKMLDKAIGLEHKRNELGEMKRKFNSQSSSGSNTRPRFAPQQGTPLRAGGPSGNFGQPSFQRPTQQSFQRPSPQFQRPGMQTMQTPRPSFSQNRQMTPTGTPARPNAPVGPTCFKCGEVGHYASSCPKRGGPTTPVQNSSAPRQNQIQQPRNGNQTPQGNQGQQSFVRGKVNHVEAETAQEAPDVVLVCQEDSSANRS, encoded by the exons ATGGAGCAGTTTCTAGCAGCCCAGACTCAGCTTCTCGCCGGGCTGACCAACACCGTGGCGGCCTTACAAGCTCagctgaacaacaacaacaacaacagcaacaaccagcagcagccgccgccaagggacaggcacagggagttcatgagccacaagcccccgaCGTTTTCACATTCTCCGGATCCGTTAGATGCTGATGATTGGTTGAAAACCGTGGAGAAGATGCTAAATATCACCCAGTGTACtgacagggagaaggtcctgtatgcttcaggacgcctggaagggccagctgctgattggtgggatgcttacaccgCCACCCATGCCAATGCTAATGGCATTACCTGGGAGGAATTCAAAACTAGCTTCAGAAGTCATCATATTCTTTCCGGATTGATGAAGCTCAAaaagaaggagttccttgctcttAAGCAGGGTAACATGACAGTGGCTGAGTACAGGCACAAGTTTGTCCAGTTGTCCCGTTATGCTCCTGAagatgttgctgatgatgagcagaagcaggagctgTTCTTGGATGGGTTGATTGGACCACTCCAATATCAGCTGATGTCGCACACCTTCCCCAGTTTCCAGAAGATGCTAGACAAGGCAATTGGCCTGGAACACAAGAGGAATGAGCttggggagatgaagaggaaatttaACTCCCAGTCGTCATCAGGAAGCAACACTCGCCCTCGCTTTGCTCCACAGCAAGGGACACCGCTCCGCGCAGGGGGTCCGAGTGGGAATTTTGGGCAGCCGTCATTCCAGCGCCCCACtcagcagtcattccagcgccccaGCCCTCAGTTCCAGCGTCCAGGGATGCAGACTATGCAGACTCCGCGCCCCAGCTTTTCGCAGAATCGCCAGATGACCCCCACTGGCACTCCAGCAAGGCCCAATGCTCCAGTAGGCCCTACTTGCTTCAAGTGTGGCGAGGTTGGTCACTATGCCAGCTCTTGTCCTAAGAGAGGTGGGCCAACTACCCCCGTGCAGAACAGCAGTGCCCCTCGGCAGAATCAGATACAGCAACCGAGGAATGGGAACCAGACCCCACAAGGCAATCAGGGGCAGCAAAGCTTTGTTCGTGGCAAGGTGAATCACGTGGAAGCCGAGACTGCTCAGGAGGCTCCAGATGTAGTGCTCG TGTGCCAAGAGGACAGTTCTGCTAACAGGTCCTGA